Part of the Musa acuminata AAA Group cultivar baxijiao chromosome BXJ2-7, Cavendish_Baxijiao_AAA, whole genome shotgun sequence genome is shown below.
TGTTGAAGACCTTCCTTTctttaaaatatatgaaaaatagtGGGAACAAATGAGTGAGTGAACTTGTTTTTTGAAGGGTCGCTCATGAGAATAAAGAACGTAGGAGACAATGGGCGCAGAGAAAGACTCAACCAAAACAGAAGAAAGAAGGTGTAGAAGCTGAAGAGACTGAACAACCCGATGAGGCACCCAGTATACCAGGAATGCTTCCAAGCAACATAGTTGCTGTTCTTGCAGCCCGTGAAAAGTATGCCTTTTTGGATTGCCTCATGTATTCTCAGGATTGAATTTTTTTTAGTGGATCACTGTATCTGGTCATCACCATGATTGTTCATGGTACCTGAATCCTTCTTCTGTTATATTATTGGAGTGCATCATGCACTTGTAGTAATTCGATGAGCTTGCTTATCATGAGCAAAGAAACTTTTTTAGTGGAGAACTAAATTTCTTTCTACAGGTTAACGTTCTCATCAGACTCTGAGGAAGAAAttgtaaagcagaaaaacactaaaagaaagaaaaagaagaaagcatcGGGGTAATTGTTCCTCttcctatttatattatttataaaatattctgcTAACCAGTTGGTTTATCTTTAGGCCTGAGACAATTCTCCTGAAGGACATTCCTCCTCCCCAATGCCTGGAAAATTCCTTGGAATTTTTGAAGAGGAGAAAGATGCAGGTCCCCAGATCATCTTCCATTCTGAAGAATGCGGACCAGGCATTGCGTCTCCTTTCATCAAAAGGTAGCTTGCGGAGCCTGAGTTAGCGAATTTGACATTGTTTTAACTCGTAGTATCCAAGATATTAGCACCGGGGCACCTTACCTTAATTTGTTGGCTTACAATTTAAGTATTTTGCAACCTTACTTGGAGTCTTGCAATGCAACGTGAGAACAGCATATTATTTGGAATTGTATGGAAATTTACGACGTCTTAGGAGGGTGGAGGATGGTTTTTTATGTTTGTGAATTAATTAATCTGGTTATATAGTTGATTCAATTTTCTCATTTGAAGGTAAGATTTGATTCCAAAATCTtacaataaataatcaagatattttaaatttaagttacttgacatttttaatttattttcaaatcaattttgtagatataaaaatatattcaatCCTTAACACTTATAATGTaggttaaatatattattatcagtTTAATGTTTCGTATGTAAGAACACTTGTCGGATTGAATCAAGTTAATgttttaagttaaatatattattaaatttaagtTAAATGTTTTATTATCAGTTTAATGTTTCAACGTTAGTTATTATTCTTTTGGATATGAAATTAATGGGACGATGAACCTAACATCAAATTTAAGCTTGtctcatataatattattattattataatatgctATTATAACCTTAGTGCTTTCCGtataaaaaaaattgttgagGATGGTTTCGAATCCGACTTATTAATTTATAGATACAGAATcacatatgattaaaaaaatttaaatataaattgataataatatatttatctaaCCTTATATGTCAATTCCAATTAAGTAAATCGGAATGAGGTGTTAGTCTTGATGGGATATTTTATGATGATTACAGACAGTTTTATATACTAGTAGAACAAATCGGAGCTGTGAGGCATTGCAATCCGTGGAATGTCAGAGACCAAGAAGAGTGGGGAGGGAACTCGAGCTGCAACAAGCAAAGACACCGATTTGTCTTACCATGTTGAGAGAACGGAGAAGGCAAAAGTGAGAGTCGATGGTGATCAAGAAATATTCTAGAATTTTCAGGAAGCAGAGTCTTGATGAGCTCAACATCAAGTATTCCATAACATAAAAATCTGAGAGGGCCTCTTTCACGGACAACACCGAGTCCAAAAGTGGAATACAAACGTCGGCTCGCACCATCATCCTACAGGCTCATCGCCTGCCGCTCGCTATAGACCCAACTACGAGAAGGCATCCTCCCTGTCTGCCTCTGCTGCGCCCACCTCTTCCAGATTAGTGAACTCCAGGAAGTGCGTCGGCCGGTGATCCTCATGGTAGTAGTCCCTCGCGTTTCCTAGCTTCACGCCGTATCGCATGCTTACCGTATGCTTGACTCCCATGAAGTTGTAATTCCAAGGGCCATCGTCCGGGACCTGAG
Proteins encoded:
- the LOC135617335 gene encoding uncharacterized protein LOC135617335, giving the protein MKEMHDGGDSDAPEEFTAAEGIKQDEEIRKVQRENVMRVAHENKERRRQWAQRKTQPKQKKEGVEAEETEQPDEAPSIPGMLPSNIVAVLAAREKLTFSSDSEEEIVKQKNTKRKKKKKASGPETILLKDIPPPQCLENSLEFLKRRKMQVPRSSSILKNADQALRLLSSKGSLRSLS